A window from Gossypium raimondii isolate GPD5lz chromosome 7, ASM2569854v1, whole genome shotgun sequence encodes these proteins:
- the LOC105792007 gene encoding asparagine synthetase [glutamine-hydrolyzing] 1, whose protein sequence is MCGILAVLGCSDDSQAKRVRVLELSRRLKHRGPDWSGLHQHGDCYLAHQRLAIVDPASGDQPLFNEDKSVAVTVNGEIYNHEELRKKLVNHKFRTGSDCDVIAHLYEEYGEDFVDMLDGIFSFVLLDTRDNSYIVARDAIGVASLYIGWGLDGSVWISSEMKGLNDDCEHFECFPPGHLYSSKTGGFRRWYNPPWFSEAIPSVPYDPLVLRRAFENAVIKRLMTDVPFGVLLSGGLDSSLVASITARYLAGTKTAKHWGSQLHSFCVGLENSPDLKAAREVADYLGTVHHEFHFTVQDGIDAIEDVIYHIETYDVTTIRASTPMFLMSRKIKSLGVKMVISGEGSDEIFGGYLYFHKAPNKDEFHHETCRKIKALHQYDCLRANKATSAWGLEARVPFLDKQFINVAMSIDPESKMIKRDEGRIEKWILRRAFDDEEHPYLPKHILYRQKEQFSDGVGYSWIDGLKAHADQHVTNKMMRNASNIFPHNTPTTKEAYYYRMIFERFFPQNSARLTVPGGATVACSTAKAVEWDAAWKNNLDPSGRAALGVHLSAYNAETPLSNMPSQVIDNIPRMIEFPGVAIQS, encoded by the exons atgtgTGGGATTTTAGCTGTTTTGGGTTGTTCTGATGATTCTCAGGCGAAAAGGGTTCGAGTGCTGGAACTTTCCCGCAG GCTGAAACACCGTGGTCCAGACTGGAGTGGCCTCCACCAACATGGAGACTGCTATTTGGCGCATCAACGCCTTGCCATCGTTGATCCTGCTTCGGGTGACCAACCTCTCTTTAACGAAGACAAGAGTGTTGCTGTCACG GTGAATGGAGAGATTTACAACCATGAAGAACTGAGGAAGAAGTTGGTAAACCACAAGTTCAGGACTGGCAGTGACTGTGATGTTATTGCCCATCTG TACGAGGAGTATGGGGAAGACTTTGTGGATATGTTGGATGGAATCTTCTCATTTGTGTTGCTTGATACCCGAGACAACAGCTACATTGTTGCACGAGATGCTATTGGGGTCGCATCCCTCTACATTGGCTGGGGACTTGACG gGTCGGTTTGGATATCTTCCGAAATGAAAGGATTAAATGATGACTGTGAACACTTTGAGTGCTTTCCTCCTGGTCACTTGTACTCCAGCAAAACAGGAGGATTTAGAAGATGGTACAATCCACCGTGGTTCTCTGAGGCCATTCCATCAGTTCCATATGATCCCCTTGTTCTAAGACGTGCTTTTGAAAAT GCTGTGATCAAAAGACTGATGACCGATGTACCTTTTGGAGTTCTTCTTTCTGGAGGTCTCGATTCGTCGTTGGTTGCTTCTATCACAGCTCGATACTTGGCTGGTACCAAGACTGCTAAACATTGGGGAAGCCAGCTCCATTCTTTTTGTGTTGGCCTCGAG AATTCACCAGATTTGAAGGCTGCAAGGGAGGTTGCAGACTATCTGGGAACGGTTCATCATGAGTTTCACTTCACTGTTCAA GATGGAATTGATGCCATCGAAGATGTCATCTACCACATAGAAACCTATGATGTTACCACAATCAGGGCAAGCACTCCAATGTTCTTGATGTCGCGGAAGATCAAGTCTTTAGGGGTGAAGATGGTTATATCTGGTGAAGGCTCTGATGAGATTTTTGGTGGGTATTTGTACTTCCACAAGGCACCAAATAAGGATGAATTCCACCACGAAACCTGCCGAAAG ATCAAGGCCCTTCACCAGTATGATTGTTTGAGAGCTAACAAAGCAACATCTGCATGGGGATTGGAGGCTCGAGTCCCATTCTTAGACAAGCAATTCATCAATGTTGCCATGTCTATAGACCCTGAATCAAAGATG ATAAAAAGGGATGAAGGACGCATTGAGAAGTGGATTCTTAGGAGGGCTTTCGATGATGAAGAGCATCCCTATCTGCCAAAG CATATCCTTTACAGACAGAAAGAACAGTTTAGTGATGGTGTGGGTTATAGTTGGATAGATGGTCTCAAAGCACATGCTGACCAACAT GTAACCAATAAGATGATGCGTAACGCATCTAACATCTTCCCTCACAACACACCAACGACAAAAGAAGCTTACTACTACAGGATGATTTTCGAGAGATTCTTCCCTCAG AATTCGGCAAGATTGACCGTACCTGGAGGAGCTACCGTAGCATGCAGCACTGCTAAAGCAGTTGAGTGGGATGCTGCCTGGAAGAATAACCTTGACCCTTCAGGCAGGGCTGCCCTGGGAGTCCATCTCTCTGCTTACAATGCCGAGACTCCACTCAGCAACATGCCATCCCAGGTTATCGACAATATACCACGGATGATTGAATTTCCCGGAGTTGCTATACAGAGCTAG
- the LOC105792013 gene encoding protein PMR5, translated as MTLVSSHLFKPCLTFVFLALFQSHTTFSALILSLRNHRSYPQHPRPMFQTNRTTCALFAGTWVRDDTYPLYQYSNCPVIDAEFNCQMSGRPDSGYLKYRWQPLNCQLRRFDGLVFLSKMRGKTVMFVGDSLGRNQFESLICMILAANPQTQTQMNRAMPLSTFKFLEYGVSISYFRAPFLVDVDVMQGKRIVKLDDIAGNGNAWRMADVLVFNTGHWWGHEGSLRGWDLIQSGGKYYQDMDRLVAMEKGLRTWANWVDSNVDITRTRVFFQSASPDHYNPNEWSAAATATTAKNCYGETEPMKGTTYTSTYADQMGVVNEVIREMHVPTYLMDITMLSELRKDGHPSIYRGDFSPSQRANPQKSADCSHWCLPGLPDTWNELFYTVLFY; from the exons ATGACCCTTGTTTCTTCTCATCTATTCAAGCCATGTCTAACCTTTGTTTTTCTAGCCTTGTTTCAGTCTCACACAACTTTCTCTGCTCTGATATTGAGCTTGAGAAACCACCGTAGCTACCCCCAACATCCAAGGCCAATGTTCCAAACCAACCGAACTACTTGTGCATTGTTTGCAGGGACTTGGGTCCGTGATGATACTTACCCATTGTACCAATACTCGAACTGCCCAGTCATAGATGCTGAATTCAACTGTCAAATGTCTGGGAGACCTGATTCTGGTTACCTTAAATATCGATGGCAGCCTCTCAATTGTCAGCTCCGAAG GTTCGATGGGCTTGTTTTTTTGTCGAAAATGAGAGGGAAAACAGTGATGTTCGTTGGTGATTCACTGGGAAGGAATCAATTTGAGTCTTTGATTTGTATGATTTTAGCTGCCAACCCCCAAACCCAGACTCAGATGAACAGAGCAATGCCTCTCTCTACTTTCAAGTTCCTG GAATATGGTGTATCCATATCATATTTTAGAGCTCCATTTTTGGTAGACGTAGATGTGATGCAAGGGAAGAGGATTGTAAAGTTAGACGACATAGCTGGAAATGGAAACGCCTGGCGAATGGCCGACGTGCTGGTGTTTAACACAGGCCATTGGTGGGGTCATGAAGGATCTCTCCGAGG GTGGGATTTGATTCAATCAGGTGGTAAATATTACCAGGACATGGATCGTTTGGTTGCTATGGAGAAAGGGCTAAGAACATGGGCCAATTGGGTTGACTCCAATGTCGACATAACTAGAACCAGAGTCTTTTTCCAGTCTGCTTCCCCCGACCATTACAA TCCAAACGAATGGAGTGCTGCAGCAACTGCGACGACTGCAAAAAACTGTTATGGAGAGACGGAACCAATGAAAGGAACTACGTACACCAGCACATATGCAGATCAGATGGGTGTAGTGAATGAAGTCATCAGGGAGATGCATGTTCCTACATATTTGATGGACATAACAATGCTCTCTGAGCTTAGGAAAGACGGGCACCCATCAATTTACCGTGGTGATTTCAGCCCTTCTCAGAGAGCTAACCCGCAAAAGTCAGCTGATTGTAGCCATTGGTGCCTTCCCGGATTACCTGATACTTGGAATGAACTATTTTATACTGTATTATTCTACTAG